The Pyxidicoccus xibeiensis genome contains the following window.
CCAGGTGGGTGCGGTTGTGGCGGTGGTGGTTCAGGTGGAAGGCGCGCTGCATGGTGAAGGACGTGGGGAACAGCGTCGCGGCCAGCCGTCCGAGCCCGTCATTCACCCACCGCACCGGGTGCAGCACGCCGTGCGTGGCCTCGTGCAGCAGCGAGAAGACGGTGTTGTTCACGAAGGAGAACGCAACCGCGGCCAGCAGCCGGACGGTCCAGGTCTCCGCATGCGTGGCCACCCACAGGCACGCGGCGCAGGCGCCCAGCGCGGACGCCAGGAGCACGACGTTGAGGGCGGCCGGAATCGGCGGGCCCCTACCCTCGCTCGTCATCGCGGTCCTCCGGGAGGCTGGCGGTGAAGTCGAGCAGCTGCCGCAGCACCGGGTCCTCCGCGGCGCCAGCGGCATTGAAGCGCATGCCATGGAGCACGGAGAGGTCCCTGCGCAGGAACGCCGTGAAGAGCCACCGGGACACCGCGAGCGACACGCCGTCCATCCCCGGGACGTGGCTGCGCCGGGCGGCGAAGGCCAGCCGCACGGACATGCCCTCGGGCGTCTTGTGGAGGCCGGCGACCAGGGCGCTCCGGGTGCGGCCCAGGTCGCTCTCCACCGACAGCAGCGTCCCGCCGTGCAGGGTGATGGTGACGCCGATGCGGTTGCCGGACAGGGCCTTCATCAGCCGGTCGCTCGGGCCGGTGCCGGTGACGCGCGACGTGTAGCGCAGGCGGAAGGTGAACGGGTCCGGCCGCTCCACGGTGGGCGCGTCCCACAACTCCCGGCGGTGCACGGTGCGCAGGTGCTCGATGTCGAACGAGTTGGCGATGACGGGCAGCCAGTCGCAGCGCACGGTGACGGCGGGCCCGGTGCGCCAGCGCAGCTCCGCGTCGCCCACCGCTGGAGGGGGGAACAGCACCACGGGCCCGTTGAAGACCAGGATGGCGCCATGGCGCTCCACCACGGGGAACGGCCGCTGCCCGGGCCGGCCCGTCACCTCCGGCTGACGGGGAACCGCGCGGCAGGCACCGCTCCCATCGAAGCGCCAGTGGTGCAGCGGGCAGCGGAGGCAGTCGCCCACCACGGTGCCGCCCGCGAGGTGGGTGCCCATGTGGGCGCAGTGCGCGGACAGCGCGAACACCGTGCCGCCCTGCCCGCGAAAGAGCACCAGCTCACGCCCGCCCAGGCTGAAGCCCATGACCTGCCCGGGCCGGAGGGACTCGGACGGGCACACGAGGTGCCACGTCCGCAGCCGCCCCGGCTCGGGTTGACGGACCGGGTCCGACCACGCCGCGACATTCACCGCCATGCCGCGAGGCTAAGCCATCCAGCGTCAAAACCAGAGTGTCCCGCAGTGCGCTCACGCGGCGCGGAACATTCCCTCCAGCGCCGGCTGCCACCGGGCCTTGAGCGCCTCCACCGCGGGTGCGTCCAGGCCGTAGGTGAGCAGGCAGACCCAGGCCCGCACCTCGCCATCGCAGCCGCTGATGTCCACGGTGAGGCGCGCGTCGTTCCAGTTGCGCAAGACGATGCCCAGCGCGCGAGGCGGCACCCACAGGTCCACCTCCCCTTCCAGCGCCTCCCCCGTGACGGCGCGCGCCTTGAACCCCCGCTCGCCGGTGCGCTCCAGGCCGAGCACGCCCGGCCCCAGCAGCTTCTGCCACGCCTCGTCCAGACCGACATTGCCCACGGGCACCGGCACCATGATCTGCTGCCCCGCGACATCCCGATGCCGCTCCAGCATGTGCTTGAGGTTCTGGAGGAACACCGACCAGCCCCGGTCCAGCGAGTCGTACTCGGCATCCCAGTCCGCGCCCTCGCCAAAGCCGGAGTGCACCAGTCGCAGCGTCGTCTCGCCGCCCTCGCCCTCCACGTACCAGTCCGTGGCCACCTGCGGCCGCTCGGGAGCGCGCGTCTGGAAGTGCTTGCCCTGCTCCCAGACCTCGATGCGCGACTCGCCCGCCATCCCAGGCCAGCTCAGCCACACGTACCCGCCGACGCCCGGCTTCACCTTCGCGTCGAGCGCGAACCAGCGGACGATTTGCTCCGCCTCGGTGATGGCCCGCCAGACGGCGTCCGCCGGAGCGTTGATCTTCACCTGCTTCTCGAGACTGCGCGTCTTGTCCTGGCTCACTCGGGGTGCTCCTTCTCGGGGGCGGCTGCGGGGTGGACGCCGAGGAAGAGGCGATAGGGGCGCCCGCCCTCGGACTTGTCGTCGTGGTAGCGCGCGACGAGCCGGCCCACGGTCTCCGCCAGCTCCTCGGCGAAGGCATGGCGCGCCTTCGCGTTGGCGAAGCGCACGTCGGCCTGTAGCGAAAATGTCGGCAGCGTCTTGCCGGCCTGCTGCGCGCGCTCGCGCAGGGTGGCCACCTCGCGCACGCTGCGGGCCGCGACGGCGATGAGGTAGGCGGACGAGAAGCGGTCCACCGCGGCGGCGGGGTCCGGTGCGAGCGAGGCCAGCGCCTCGGCCGAGACGAGGTACGCGCGGGAGCTGGCCTTCACCAGCCGCTCCACCACGTTGCCCTTGCGGCGCTCC
Protein-coding sequences here:
- a CDS encoding helix-turn-helix domain-containing protein, whose translation is MAKDSSAAKARPMRARILERLATPTTAAALARELATSRQKVGYHLKELEQQGLVELVEERRKGNVVERLVKASSRAYLVSAEALASLAPDPAAAVDRFSSAYLIAVAARSVREVATLRERAQQAGKTLPTFSLQADVRFANAKARHAFAEELAETVGRLVARYHDDKSEGGRPYRLFLGVHPAAAPEKEHPE
- a CDS encoding Rieske (2Fe-2S) protein; amino-acid sequence: MAVNVAAWSDPVRQPEPGRLRTWHLVCPSESLRPGQVMGFSLGGRELVLFRGQGGTVFALSAHCAHMGTHLAGGTVVGDCLRCPLHHWRFDGSGACRAVPRQPEVTGRPGQRPFPVVERHGAILVFNGPVVLFPPPAVGDAELRWRTGPAVTVRCDWLPVIANSFDIEHLRTVHRRELWDAPTVERPDPFTFRLRYTSRVTGTGPSDRLMKALSGNRIGVTITLHGGTLLSVESDLGRTRSALVAGLHKTPEGMSVRLAFAARRSHVPGMDGVSLAVSRWLFTAFLRRDLSVLHGMRFNAAGAAEDPVLRQLLDFTASLPEDRDDERG
- a CDS encoding SRPBCC family protein — its product is MSQDKTRSLEKQVKINAPADAVWRAITEAEQIVRWFALDAKVKPGVGGYVWLSWPGMAGESRIEVWEQGKHFQTRAPERPQVATDWYVEGEGGETTLRLVHSGFGEGADWDAEYDSLDRGWSVFLQNLKHMLERHRDVAGQQIMVPVPVGNVGLDEAWQKLLGPGVLGLERTGERGFKARAVTGEALEGEVDLWVPPRALGIVLRNWNDARLTVDISGCDGEVRAWVCLLTYGLDAPAVEALKARWQPALEGMFRAA